In Thermococcus stetteri, the following proteins share a genomic window:
- a CDS encoding oxygen-binding di-iron domain-containing protein, producing the protein MIRNMNSYPLYDDGEHKVLWLGIEEAEDEKGILTNQYLVIDGSEAALIEPGGFFVFSRVLKNVSAHINPTQIKYLLYSHQDPDVIAGLNLWFEYAPLAKIGISELWVRFLPHLAVMSAGRTIGIPDKGMEFQVGNSKIRAVPAHYLHSPGNFGFYDEKSGILFSSDIGAATFPEGEWYLFVEDFEEHEKYMEGFHRRYMSSTKALRAWVRHVRKLNPTMIAPQHGAIFQDENVGKFLDWLENLEVGIDVFEKEFYED; encoded by the coding sequence ATGATAAGGAACATGAACAGCTATCCCCTCTACGATGATGGCGAGCACAAGGTCCTGTGGCTTGGAATAGAGGAGGCTGAGGACGAGAAGGGAATCCTCACCAACCAGTACCTCGTCATAGACGGCAGCGAGGCGGCCTTAATAGAGCCGGGAGGGTTTTTCGTCTTCAGCAGGGTTCTCAAGAACGTCTCGGCCCACATCAATCCGACCCAGATAAAGTACCTCCTATACTCCCACCAGGACCCCGACGTCATAGCGGGCCTCAACCTGTGGTTCGAGTATGCGCCCCTCGCCAAGATTGGAATCTCTGAACTGTGGGTTCGCTTCCTGCCCCACCTCGCCGTCATGAGCGCGGGAAGGACGATCGGAATCCCCGACAAGGGAATGGAGTTCCAGGTTGGAAACTCAAAGATACGGGCCGTTCCTGCCCACTACCTCCACAGCCCGGGCAACTTCGGCTTCTACGACGAGAAGAGCGGCATACTCTTCAGCTCGGACATCGGTGCGGCCACGTTCCCGGAGGGGGAGTGGTACCTCTTCGTCGAGGACTTCGAGGAACATGAAAAGTATATGGAAGGGTTCCACAGGCGCTACATGAGTTCAACAAAGGCTCTGAGGGCATGGGTAAGGCACGTAAGAAAACTGAACCCGACGATGATAGCTCCTCAGCACGGTGCAATATTCCAGGACGAGAACGTTGGCAAGTTCCTCGACTGGCTGGAGAACCTCGAAGTCGGAATAGACGTGTTTGAGAAGGAATTCTACGAGGATTGA